The DNA window GACTTGTTGACCAGCACCACCGGCTTCGCACCGCTTCGGCCGATCAGGGCGAAGTAACGCTCCATCCGGCGCGGGTTGTGGTCGGGGCCGGGGTCGGTGACGACCGCGATCACATCGACGTTCGTCCCGATGACCTGCTCCTCGACGCTCTTGCCCGGCACCTTGCGGGAAAAGCACGAGCTGCGGGGCAGGCGGGCACGGATGACGTGGTCCTCGTTTTCGCCTCCGAGTTCGACCGCCACCCAGTCGCCGACCGCGGGCAGTTCGGCATCGGTCGGGGCGTCGTGCCAGACCTTGCCCGAGAGCACCACGTCGATGTCCTCGAGCTGGCCGTCGTTATCGAAGACGAACGCTCCGTAGTTGATCGGCGTCTCGCGGTTCAGCCGGGCGGGGACGCGACCTTGCTTCGCATGCGGCTCGAAAGCCTGTGCGAGTTCGTCGTTCCACCCGAGATCGGCGAGGGTCATCCGGCGCGGACCATACGCGGCCCGCGCGGCCGTGTCGACCCGAGGAGTGGCGCTTTCCAAGCGCCATATCTAGGGGTGGCGGCTTCCAGCCGCCGGTTCGGCAGCGCGGTCAGGAGACCGCCGCGCCCACCCATGGCGCCCGGAGGGCGCCACTCCTTGCCGAAACGGATTCGCTCCCACTTTGATCTTTCAACCGCTCAGATTTCTGGCGAGATGCTGCGGACTTATGACTCATCGATTTCTTTCCGCCGCGTTGGGTGTTTGGGTGGCTCTTTCCGGAGCGACGGCCTCGGCGGCTCTCAAGGTCGGCGATCGCGCTCCGAAAATCGCGCCGGGAAAGTGGGCGCAGGGTGAGCCGGTCGGTGAGCTGGAAGGCGACAAGGTCTACATCGTCGAGTTCTGGGCGACGTGGTGCGGGCCGTGCATCGCCGCGATTCCCCACGTCAATGACCTGTCGAAGAAGCACTCCGGCGACGGACTGGTGGTGGTCGGCCAGAATCTTGGCGAGGACGAGGCGACGGTCACCGGCTTCGTCCGCAAGATGGGCTCGAAGATGACCTACCGCGTGGCGGTCGATGATGCCGCGGGCACGATGTCGAAGACCTGGCTGAAGGCCGCGGGCCAGAGCGGAATTCCCTGCGCCTTCGTGGTCAACAAGAAGGGGAAGGTCGCCTACATCGGCCACCCGATGCGGCTGGAGGAGTCGTTCATCAAGAAGCTGCTTGCCGAGGAGGGCACCGCGCCCGCTCCGAAGGAAGCCCCGGTGGCGGCCGCTCCGAGCGAGAAGGCGAAGGCGCTCGAAGCGAAGGCGACGGAATTGCTGGCGGCAGGTAAACCTGAAGAGGCAGCGCCGGTGATCGCCGAACTGCACGAGGAACTTGCTGACGGTTTCCGCCACATCGGCGGGCTGATGGAGCTCGATCTGATGATCGCCCGCAAGCAGCACGCCGACGCGGTCGCCTTGGCGGGGATCCTTGCGGAAGACTTCTCCGCCAAACCGGAGGTTGTGCTCGGGGTGGCGAAGCGCCTCGCCGCTGCCACCGCCGCCACGCCGTCGATGCTTGATGCTGCCACCGGCCTGGCGCAGCCGCTCTCGTCCGGCGACGGTCCGCAGAAATCCGGTGCTCTCGAAGTGCTCGCAAGCGTGGCCTTCCGTCAGAACGACCGCGAGCGCGCCGTGAGCCTGCAGAAGCAGGCGGTCGAGTGTGCCGATGCCTCGCAGGCCGCGGCGGCGCGGGAAGTGCTGCAGGCCTACGAAGACGGCCGCCAGCCCTGAGCCCCTTGAACGGCTCCGCCCCCTTTTCACCCTTCACTCCATGATTGCTACGCAACCCCACTTTGTCACCGCCGTGCGCGAACGCGTCGGCGAAGTCGTCGTCGGTCAGGACGTCGTCGTCGAACGCATGATGATTGCCCTCTTGACCGGCGGCCACCTGCTGCTGCTCGGTGTGCCCGGCACGGCCAAAACGCTGCTCGTCAACACGGTCGCCAAGGCGGTCGACCTGAAGTTCGGCCGCGTCCAGTTCACCATCGACATGCTGCCGTCCGATATCCTCGGCTCGGAGCTGCTCGACCAGTCGACCGGCAATTTCCGCACCCATAAGGGTCCGGTTTTCACCAACCTGCTGCTGGCCGACGAGATCAACCGCGCCGCACCGAAGGTGCAGAGCGCGCTGCTCGAGGCGATGCAGGAACGCAAGGTGACGATTGGCAACGAGAGCCACGCGCTGCCGACGCCTTTCCTCGTGATCGCGACGCAGAACCCGGTCGAGCAGGCGGGAACGTTCGAGCTTCCCGAGGCGCAGCTCGACCGTTTCATGATCTGCCACCGGATCGACTACCCGACGCCGGATCAGGAGGAAACCGTACTCCGCCGCCAGCTCGGCATGGGTCTCAAACACGTCGATGGCGGTGCGGTTCCGAAGACCGCCTTCGACATGATTTCCAACGAGCCGGTATGCACGCTGCCCGACCTGATCGCGGCGATGGAAACGGTGCAGAAGGTTCACGTCAGCGATGTGTTCATGAAGCACTGCGTCGAGCTCGTCCGGCTGACCCGCGAGCACCCGGCGATGGAGCTCGGCTGTTCGCCACGTGCCGGGCTGGCGCTGGTGCAGGCGGCACGCGCTAGGGCCTTTGTCATGGAGCGCGATTACGTGACGCCCGAAGACCTTTTCGAACTCGCCGAGGACATCGTCCTGCACCGTGTCCGCCTCAGCTACGAGGCACTCGCGGAGGGACGGAAGCCGGAAGAGGTGCTTGAGGAAATCCTCCACCAGCTGGGTTGATCGGCACGATGTCCGACCACGCGCCACTTCCTGACGATCCGCTCGACGCGCGGCAGTTCGAGATCGTTGTCCGGAGGCTCGCCGACGCGCTTGCGTATGGTCAGGAAAGCTCGCCGTTCCTTGGAGCGGGAATCGAGTACGTGCAGTCGCGGCTTTATCAGAATGGCGACCCGGTGAAGTTCATGGACTGGAAGGTGACCGGCCGGACCGGTCGCTACCATGTGAAGGAATACGAGGCCCCGCGGCAGATGCCGGTGTATTTGCTGGTCGACACCTCCGCCTCGATGCGGGTCGGCTCGTGCGCGCCGGGCAAGTACGCGTGGGCGG is part of the Haloferula helveola genome and encodes:
- a CDS encoding TlpA disulfide reductase family protein encodes the protein MTHRFLSAALGVWVALSGATASAALKVGDRAPKIAPGKWAQGEPVGELEGDKVYIVEFWATWCGPCIAAIPHVNDLSKKHSGDGLVVVGQNLGEDEATVTGFVRKMGSKMTYRVAVDDAAGTMSKTWLKAAGQSGIPCAFVVNKKGKVAYIGHPMRLEESFIKKLLAEEGTAPAPKEAPVAAAPSEKAKALEAKATELLAAGKPEEAAPVIAELHEELADGFRHIGGLMELDLMIARKQHADAVALAGILAEDFSAKPEVVLGVAKRLAAATAATPSMLDAATGLAQPLSSGDGPQKSGALEVLASVAFRQNDRERAVSLQKQAVECADASQAAAAREVLQAYEDGRQP
- a CDS encoding MoxR family ATPase → MIATQPHFVTAVRERVGEVVVGQDVVVERMMIALLTGGHLLLLGVPGTAKTLLVNTVAKAVDLKFGRVQFTIDMLPSDILGSELLDQSTGNFRTHKGPVFTNLLLADEINRAAPKVQSALLEAMQERKVTIGNESHALPTPFLVIATQNPVEQAGTFELPEAQLDRFMICHRIDYPTPDQEETVLRRQLGMGLKHVDGGAVPKTAFDMISNEPVCTLPDLIAAMETVQKVHVSDVFMKHCVELVRLTREHPAMELGCSPRAGLALVQAARARAFVMERDYVTPEDLFELAEDIVLHRVRLSYEALAEGRKPEEVLEEILHQLG